One genomic region from Nitrospirota bacterium encodes:
- a CDS encoding NFACT family protein yields MSLTATEIGAVVGEIAPALTGGWIQKIHQPLPRVITLEVRTPGATHTMLLSAHPETARLHLTTRRLPNPPTPPPFCQFLRARIQGTRIDTIEQLHGDRIVRVGLSARAGPCAIIAELIGRNADVLLLDDSGTILADLNHDRGRIGRPYRLPSSPGRKIDGAAEVPHPAGAAHTAFPVSAEIDARYGRREEELACEEERQARLADARRHRKRVMRLVETLRADLDKAARYRDYARYGELIKANLGKIAKGQEQITVVDYFDERLPQLTIPLDPTKGPQGNMGDYFKKHRKYLAAEREVRPRLEAAQKELDRLQAELKALEQGTWRPPHTQDAAQLAVSRKTSVRGHRLSARSDRPSARSGPFRRFTSSDGLPIYVGRNARENEELTFGLAKSDDLWLHAHGTPGSHVVVRLEKGAHPPPETLKDAATLALLYSDLKKSGKGEVIYTRRKWVKKVKGRPPGTVTVTQEKSIFITLDKTRLEALKQRSS; encoded by the coding sequence CGCGGTGGTCGGAGAGATCGCGCCCGCGCTGACCGGCGGGTGGATTCAAAAGATCCACCAACCCCTGCCCCGCGTCATTACGCTGGAAGTCCGGACCCCGGGCGCAACCCACACGATGCTGCTGTCGGCCCATCCGGAGACCGCCCGGCTTCACTTGACCACCCGGCGGCTGCCGAATCCGCCGACCCCGCCGCCCTTCTGCCAATTCCTCCGGGCCCGTATCCAGGGCACCCGTATCGACACGATCGAGCAACTGCACGGCGATCGGATCGTGCGGGTGGGGCTGTCGGCGCGAGCAGGACCCTGCGCGATCATTGCGGAACTGATCGGCAGGAACGCGGATGTGTTGTTGCTCGACGACTCGGGAACGATCCTGGCCGATCTGAACCACGACCGTGGCCGGATCGGCCGACCCTATCGGCTTCCGTCTTCGCCTGGCCGGAAGATCGACGGCGCCGCGGAAGTCCCGCACCCTGCCGGCGCCGCTCACACGGCGTTTCCCGTATCCGCCGAGATCGACGCGCGCTATGGGCGGCGCGAAGAAGAACTGGCCTGTGAAGAGGAGCGTCAGGCCCGCTTGGCCGATGCCCGCAGGCATCGCAAAAGGGTCATGCGGCTGGTCGAGACGCTCAGGGCGGATTTGGACAAGGCGGCACGCTATCGCGACTACGCGCGCTACGGCGAACTCATCAAGGCCAACCTGGGCAAGATCGCCAAGGGCCAGGAACAGATCACGGTGGTCGATTATTTCGACGAGCGCCTGCCCCAACTTACGATCCCGCTCGATCCGACGAAGGGTCCGCAGGGAAACATGGGCGACTATTTCAAGAAGCACCGGAAATATCTGGCGGCCGAGCGGGAAGTTCGTCCTCGACTGGAGGCGGCGCAGAAGGAGCTGGACAGGTTGCAAGCGGAGTTGAAAGCACTTGAACAAGGCACCTGGCGTCCGCCCCACACGCAGGATGCGGCGCAGCTGGCCGTATCGAGAAAAACCTCTGTTCGCGGTCATCGGCTGTCGGCTCGCAGCGATCGGCCGTCAGCCAGGTCCGGCCCGTTCCGCCGATTCACGTCATCCGATGGGCTGCCCATCTATGTCGGCCGCAACGCGCGCGAGAACGAGGAACTGACGTTCGGCCTGGCCAAGAGCGACGACCTTTGGCTTCACGCTCACGGCACACCGGGCTCCCATGTCGTCGTGCGGCTGGAAAAAGGTGCGCACCCCCCGCCTGAGACGTTGAAGGACGCGGCAACCCTCGCCTTGCTGTACAGCGACCTCAAGAAGAGCGGCAAAGGGGAAGTGATCTACACCAGACGAAAGTGGGTCAAAAAAGTGAAAGGCCGGCCGCCCGGAACGGTGACAGTCACGCAGGAAAAATCGATTTTCATCACTTTGGACAAGACCCGCCTCGAAGCCCTGAAACAACGGTCGTCTTAA